A single region of the Lycium barbarum isolate Lr01 chromosome 2, ASM1917538v2, whole genome shotgun sequence genome encodes:
- the LOC132629320 gene encoding cytochrome P450 93A3-like, producing the protein MVDIQGYLILFLIWLFSTLFLKYVVFHKRTTCHLPPSPFGLPIIGHLHLLSPIPHQALHRLSARYGPLIHINLGSVPCLVVSSPEMAKEVLKTHETSFLDRPQTSVVDYLTYGSQDFSFAPYGLYWKFMKKICMTELLGARTLDMLLPVRRDEIKCFIKLLLQKAKIGEAIDIEAELLRVSNNVISRMIMSERCSENNHEAGNIRKLVHDIAELTGKFNLSDYIWFCKNLDLQGFGRRTKDVHKRFDKMMERIINEHEETRRKRNQQSEDGGETVVIKDLLDILLDISEDDSSEMRLTRENIKAFILDIFAAGTDTAALTVEWALAELINHPNIMQKAVQEIDFIIGKNRLVEESDISNLPYLQAIVKETFRLHPTGPMIIRESTEDCCIGGYHVAKNSRLLVNTWAINRDPEYWENPLEFIPERFLTQEGEGNAKSQLDVRGQHYHFLPFGTGRRGCPGTSLALQVVQTSLAAMIQCFEWKVRGGVAGKVDMEEAPGITLSRANPLVCIPVTRLNPFISTTLSA; encoded by the exons ATGGTGGATATTCAAGGCTACTTGATACTATTCCTTATTTGGCTATTTTCTACCTTATTTCTTAAATATGTTGTGTTCCATAAACGAACCACTTGTCATCTTCCACCAAGCCCGTTTGGTTTACCGATCATCGGTCACTTACACCTCCTATCTCCAATACCTCACCAGGCCCTTCACAGGCTCTCAGCACGTTATGGGCCTTTAATCCACATAAATCTTGGATCCGTCCCTTGTCTAGTAGTTTCATCGCCCGAAATGGCTAAAGAAGTTCTCAAAACTCATGAAACTTCGTTTCTAGATCGACCGCAAACATCAGTAGTTGATTACTTAACTTATGGTTCACAAGACTTTTCCTTTGCGCCTTACGGGCTTTACTGGAAGTTCATGAAGAAAATATGCATGACCGAACTCCTTGGGGCTCGAACATTGGACATGCTTCTTCCTGTAAGACGCGATGAAATAAAATGTTTTATCAAATTACTCTTACAAAAGGCGAAAATTGGTGAAGCAATAGACATTGAAGCCGAGCTTTTAAGGGTTTCGAATAATGTTATTTCAAGAATGATAATGAGTGAAAGGTGTTCCGAAAACAACCACGAAGCTGGGAATATTAGGAAGTTGGTTCATGATATTGCTGAACTCACTGGGAAATTTAATCTGTCTGATTATATTTGGTTCTGTAAAAATTTGGATTTACAGGGGTTTGGAAGGAGAACAAAGGATGTACATAAAAG GTTTGATAAGATGATGGAGAGGATCATAAATGAACACGAAGAAACTAGAAGGAAAAGAAATCAGCAAAGTGAGGATGGAGGTGAAACTGTAGTGATCAAAGATTTGCTTGATATTCTACTTGATATATCGGAGGACGATAGTTCAGAGATGAGATTGACAAGAGAGAACATCAAAGCTTTCATCCTG GACATATTTGCTGCTGGGACGGATACCGCGGCTCTTACAGTAGAGTGGGCACTAGCAGAGCTTATCAACCATCCAAACATTATGCAAAAAGCTGTCCAAGAAATTGATTTTATCATTGGTAAGAATCGACTTGTGGAAGAATCGGATATCTCAAACCTCCCTTACCTCCAAGCCATTGTTAAAGAAACTTTTCGACTACACCCTACTGGGCCTATGATCATAAGAGAATCGACTGAAGATTGTTGCATCGGAGGTTATCACGTAGCGAAAAACAGTAGGCTACTAGTCAATACGTGGGCGATTAATAGGGATCCCGAGTATTGGGAAAATCCACTTGAATTTATACCAGAAAGATTTTTGACCCAAGAGGGGGAGGGGAACGCGAAATCCCAATTGGACGTAAGGGGACAACACTATCACTTTTTGCCATTTGGCACTGGGAGAAGAGGTTGCCCTGGAACTTCATTAGCATTACAAGTAGTTCAAACAAGCCTTGCTGCCATGATACAGTGCTTCGAATGGAAAGTTCGTGGTGGAGTGGCAGGTAAAGTGGATATGGAAGAGGCACCTGGCATTACACTTTCTAGAGCTAATCCTTTGGTTTGTATTCCAGTGACTAGGCTGAATCCATTTATATCAACAACATTATCCGCTTAG
- the LOC132628341 gene encoding uncharacterized protein LOC132628341, producing MGMPSSGGTLGHHLDLSHIWFNHLVKPASSYKIHRQKRSVMPQSKEIWSKGLPFQISFFMWRLTKKELPFDDTLTRFRIQPDTRCICCRVDKKENLNHVFARSDLAIRAWRMASDPLGISYRHSNVTEILKNRWDRKPINVARCTKKYDNKNTSNARIKQKLLFQIKITLGKIFSKMNEDWNWEFVCDIVINYRTRISSKLVQWECPEQYSFILNTGGSCYPSLTRAGAGGIIRKRNGDMVMAFAKPLQFLTNNSSELQATLYGLKWCHFHNLSDFIMQLDSLFVVQMIQGKGKVPWNFQKLIEEMKKIVNQRRVKVSHCYREANLVADALSKLFNNLDQEVVGPLRMDKMGFPSFRIRPAKHTGWYFEPP from the exons ATGGGAATGCCCTCTTCTGGTGGGACTCTTGGACATCATTTGGACCTCTCACATATTTGGTTTAACCACTTGGTGAAACCTG CTTCATCTTATAAAATACATAGACAAAAAAGATCTGTCATGCCTCAGTCCAAAGAAATTTGGAGTAAAGGTTTGCCATTTCAAATTTCCTTTTTCATGTGGAGACTTACTAAAAAGGAACTTCCTTTTGATGATACTCTTACCAGGTTTAGAATTCAACCAGATACTAgatgtatatgttgtagagtggaCAAAAAAGAAAATCTCAATCATGTATTTGCTAGGAGTGATCTGGCTATCAGAGCATGGAGAATGGCCTCAGACCCTCTGGGCATCAGCTACAGGCACTCTAATGTGACAGAAATATTGAAAAACCGGTGGGATAGGAAGCCTATTAATGTG GCAAGATGCACAAAGAAATATGACAACAAGAATACTTCCAATGCAAGAATCAAGCAGAAGCTCCTATTCCAAATCAAGATAACTCTAGGCAAGATTTTCAGCAAAATGAATGAAGATTGGAACTGGGAGTTTGTCTGTGACATAGTCATCAACTATAGAACAAGAATATCCAGCAAATTGGTCCAGTGGGAATGCCCCGAGCAGTACTCATTTATTTTGAACACTGGTGGCAGTTGTTATCCCTCTTTAACCAGAGCTGGGGCAGGAGGAATTATTAGAAAGAGAAATGGGGATATGGTTATGGCTTTTGCTAAACCACTCCAATTCTTAACTAACAATTCCAGTGAACTCCAAGCTACTCTATATGGTTTAAAGTGGTGTCATTTTCATAATCTTTCTGATTTCATAATGCAATTGGATTCTCTGTTTGTTGTGCAGATGATTCAAGGTAAAGGCAAAGTCCCTTGGAATTTTCAAAAACTGATTGAAGAGATGAAGAAGATTGTCAACCAAAGAAGGGTCAAAGTGTCTCACTGTTATAGAGAAGCTAACCTGGTGGCTGATGCACTGTCCAAGCTTTTCAATAATCTTGATCAAGAAGTTGTAGGACCTCTTCGCATGGACAAAATGGGATTCCCCTCATTCAGAATTAGGCCTGCAAAGCATACAGGGTGGTACTTTGAACCACCTTAG